The following are encoded in a window of Acipenser ruthenus chromosome 26, fAciRut3.2 maternal haplotype, whole genome shotgun sequence genomic DNA:
- the LOC117430892 gene encoding nuclear cap-binding protein subunit 3-like, translating into MAAVRSLQVSVKPDTGSDRSESDSESEPDRDLREPEPMEVEEGELESISVQRSLKDLLPDTSRRYENKAGTFITGIDVTSKEAVEKKDQRAKRFHLRAEENLAQRNVVLDRETIKKAVPRVRLEAVHMTGVEEMSTQDIFGYYKEYPPAHIEWIDDASCNVVWLDDVTSTRALINISRMPDLETEASKMSPVKSQPETSGRDRRSQDSDEETEEGEVDDESVSESDGKARDSEEEEEEESEKKPAPESETDLLSQAEKESLLRNDLRPATKPFKGNKLFMRFATQDDKKELGAARRSQYYMKYGNPNYGGMKGILSNSWKRRFHTRRIQRDVLKTKKSIIGDDVGLTPPYKHRHSDLVNVPEEPIEEEEEEEEDMDEDERVVEYREERERERGARSTTAPLRRPSPPDSGSDSDEMDYDLELKMISTPSPKKSMKMTMYADEVESKLKTIRNSMRSDTVVSSNVKNRIGTGSKTSSETVTDVRLLLEEKRQNSTQQHPSSSTTKTDVRQRLGKRPHSPDSRAGKVTVINPAPVPRREPLSDVHSRLGTPRQDPRGLYSENSKDKKPAGNLWSRLGSSSSSRSLRKEKLSPRKAVAARGSSGSEKEEDDSELQRVWGNLIKEKKEKEKEQSLKKSRLDNLPSLQIEISRDSSNGSDGES; encoded by the exons ATGGCGGCGGTGCGTAGTTTACAGGTGTCAGTCAAGCCAGATACCGGGTCGGATCGGTCCGAGTCGGACTCCGAATCCGAACCGGACCGGGACCTCCGCGAACCGGAGCCCATGGAAGTTGAAGAGGGGGAACTGGAGTCGATCTCGGTCCAGCGGTCACTCAAAGACCTGCTGCCG GACACAAGCCGGCGTTATGAAAACAAAGCTGGCACGTTCATCACAGGGATCGATGTCACGTCCAAG GAAGCTGTGGAAAAGAAGGACCAGAGAGCCAAGCGCTTCCATCTGCGAGCCGAGGAGAATCTGGCCCAGAGGAACGTGGTGCTGGATCGGGAGACGATAAAGAAAG CCGTCCCGCGAGTGCGGTTGGAGGCGGTACACATGACTGGCGTGGAAGAGATGAGCACGCAGGACATTTTCGGGTACTACAAGGAGTACCCCCCCGCTCATATTGAATGGATCGACGATGCCTCAT GTAACGTGGTGTGGCTGGATGACGTGACGTCGACCCGAGCCCTGATCAACATCAGCCGCATGCCGGACCTGGAAACGGAGGCCAGCAAGATGAGCCCGGTGAAGAGCCAGCCGGAGACCAGCGGGAGAG ATCGGAGAAGTCAGGACTCTGACGAGGAGACAGAGGAGGGGGAGGTGGACGACGAGAGTGTGAGCGAGAGCGACGGGAAAGCGCGTgacagcgaggaggaggaggaagaagaatcGGAGAAGAAACCTGCCCCCGAGAGCGAG acTGATTTATTATCTCAGGCGGAGAAAGAGTCCCTGCTTCGTAATGACCTTCGACCGGCCACCAAGCCATTTAAAGGAAACAAGCTCTTTATGAGGTTCGCCACACAGG ATGATAAGAAAGAATTGGGAGCAGCCAGAAGAAGCCAGTATTACATGAAGTATGGAAACCCCAACTACGGGGGCATGAAAGGGATCCTCAGCAACTCCTG GAAGCGGAGGTTCCATACCCGGCGTATTCAACGGGACGTCCTGAAGACGAAAAAGAGCATCATCGGGGACGATGTGGGGCTAACACCCCCTTACAAACACCGTCACTCAG ACCTGGTGAACGTTCCCGAGGAGCCGAtcgaggaggaggaagaggaggaggaggacatgGATGAAGATGAGCGGGTGGTGGAGTACCGGGAGgagcgggagagggagaggggggctcGCAGCACCACGGCCCCCCTGCGCAGGCCCAGCCCCCCTGACTCGGGCTCCGACTCGGACGAGATGGATTACGACCTGGAGCTCAAGATGATTTCTACCCCCTCTCCCAAGAAGAGCATGAAGATGACCATGTACGCAGACGAGGTGGAGTCCAAGCTCAAGACCATACG AAACTCCATGCGGTCCGACACTGTGGTCAGCAGCAACGTCAAGAACAGAATTGGAACTGGAAGCAAAACCTCCTCGGAGACGGTCACTGACGTCCGGCTCCTGTTGGAGGAGAAACGGCAGAATTCGACACAGCAGCACCCGTCGTCCAGCACAACCAAAACAG ATGTACGGCAGCGGCTGGGCAAGAGGCCGCACTCCCCCGACAGCCGGGCCGGTAAAGTGACCGTCATCAACCCGGCCCCTGTCCCCCGCAGGGAGCCCCTCAGCGACGTGCACAGCCGGCTCGGGACCCCCAGACAGGACCCCCGGGGGCTCTACTCCGAAAACAGCAAAGACAAGAAGCCAG CTGGGAACCTGTGGAGCCGCCTGGGCTCTTCTTCCTCCTCCAGGTCCCTGAGAAAGGAGAAGCTGTCCCCGAGGAAGGCAGTGGCTGCGAGGGGGAGCTCGGGCTCGGAGAAGGAGGAGGACGACTCGGAGCTGCAGAGGGTGTGGGGCAACCTGAtcaaggagaagaaggagaaggaaaaGGAGCAGTCCCTGAAGAAGAGCCGGCTGGACAACCTGCCCTCTCTGCAGATCGAGATCAGCCGGGATAGCAGCAATGGCTCTGACGGCGAGtcctga
- the LOC117430665 gene encoding smoothelin-like protein 2 yields MDPSELAGLDSADAQTVCEALGRYEDTLRDAVREIHVDINVFKKGVERRMEDTLRLVSPLSRSVSELQQENRQLRAQLEALARQVDLLTRAACLGHTAGERNESTAPHSPRSPTSPGSSHSPCIPPPAPSCAASARFSSRATFAVSSKTNSIDREEPTEPERIVENGHQLLPERERVSQEVTSSPVSSSAPQVQTLSVSMLKPHLPITAVTKTADTPVAGATKTPPTTPGETPPPPFTKAEAVSQSATSNSQKEVVAELSSQSGVVGAVKTWSPSPVRTMSSARTPDKPISVAKPVSSVGYSPSGTPANKDSGFDGYYDMTPKPGSPPVLPRQVERRRELVRSQTLPRTMGAQTRKAMFEKLESNTNSFRASVGDSKPKLKRSQSFGVSSANNIKQILLEWCRSKTIGYQNIDIQNFSSSWNDGMAFCALVHSFFPEEFDYNTLNPANRKENFEMAFTKAEDLANCDRLIEVEDMLLMGRKPDPMCVFTYVQSLYNHLRRFE; encoded by the exons ATGGACCCGAGCGAGCTGGCCGGTCTGGACAGCGCAGACGCTCAGACGGTGTGCGAGGCGCTGGGCCGCTACGAGGACACACTGCGGGACGCGGTGCGGGAGATCCACGTGGACATCAACGTGTTCAAGAAGGGGGTGGAGCGACGCATGGAGGACACCCTGCGCCTGGTCAGCCCGCTGTCTCGCTCCGTGTCCGAGCTGCAGCAGGAGAACCGGCAGCTCCGTGCGCAGCTGGAGGCCCTGGCCAGGCAGGTGGACCTGCTGACCAGGGCGGCCTGCCTGGGACACACTGCAGGGGAGAGGAACGAGAGCACCGCCCCACACTCCCCCCGCTCCCCCACCTCGCCCGGCTCTTCACACTCCCCCTGCATCCCCCCGCCAGCCCCCTCCTGTGCTGCCTCTGCCCGCTTCTCCAGCCGAGCCACCTTCGCTGTGTCCAGCAAGACCAAC AGCATTGACCGAGAGGAGCCAACGGAGCCAGAGAGGATCGTGGAGAATGGACACCAGCTACTTCCAG agagagaaagagtttCACAGGAAGTGACCTCCTCACCTGTGTCCAGCAGCGCTCCTCAGGTACAAACCCTCTCGGTGTCCATGCTCAAGCCACACCTCCCCATCACCGCGGTTACCAAGACAGCAGACACCCCCGTCGCCGGGGCAACCAAAACACCGCCCACCACTCCCGGAGAGACCCCTCCTCCACCGTTCACTAAAGCCGAGGCTGTCAGCCAGTCAGCAACCAGCAACAGCCAGAAGGAGGTTGTGGCAGAACTCAGTAGCCAATCAG GTGTTGTCGGGGCAGTGAAGACCTGGAGCCCCAGCCCAGTCAGGACAATGAGCTCGGCTCGCACCCCAG ATAAACCCATCTCTGTGGCAAAGCCTGTGTCGTCCGTCGGCTACTCCCCTTCAGGTACCCCCGCCAACAAGGACAG CGGGTTCGATGGCTATTACGACATGACCCCAAAGCCTGGCTCTCCTCCGGTGCTGCCCAGGCAGGTGGAGCGGCGCAGGGAGCTGGTGAGGTCCCAGACTCTGCCCCGCACCATGGGGGCTCAGACACGCAAGGCCATGTTCGAGAAACTGGAATCCAACACCAACAG TTTCAGGGCCAGTGTTGGGGACTCGAAACCCAAGCTGAAACGCTCCCAGAGTTTTGGGGTGTCCAGCGCTAACAATATCAAACAGATCCTGCTGGAGTGGTGCCGATCCAAAACCATCGGGTACCAG aaCATTGACATCCAGAACTTCTCGTCCAGCTGGAATGACGGCATGGCGTTCTGTGCTCTCGTCCACTCCTTCTTCCCGGAGGAGTTTGATTACAACACCCTGAACCCTGCCAACCGCAAGGAGAACTTCGAGATGGCCTTCACCAAGGCAGA AGACTTGGCAAACTGTGACCGGCTGATCGAGGTGGAGGACATGCTGCTGATGGGTCGCAAGCCTGACCCCATGTGTGTGTTCACCTACGTGCAGTCGCTGTACAACCACCTGCGGAGATTCGAGTGA